In the Parasphingorhabdus halotolerans genome, AAATGCCAAACGTTTCCAAGCCTCTGCCCGGCGTATGGCGATGCCGGAACTGCCGGTTGAAGTCTTTTTGCAGTCCGTTGAAAAATTGGTTGAAATTGATAGAGATTGGTTTCCTTCGGTTGATGGAGGATCGCTTTATTTGCGCCCTTTCATGTTCGCTAGCGAAGTGTTTCTTGGCGTACGTCCCGCCAAGGAATATCTTTATATGGTGATCGCTTCACCTGCCGGTGAATATTTCAAGAGCGGCGCAACGGCCGTGACGATCTGGGTATCGGAAGACTATAGTCGCGCGGCTCCCGGTGGAACAGGTGCAGCGAAATGCGGTGGCAACTATGCTGCCAGCCTTGTCGCTCAGGCCGAGGCAATCGAGCAGCATTGTGACCAAGTCGTCTTTCTGGATGCCGCCGAACGCCGTTGGGTAGAAGAACTGGGCGGAATGAACTTATTTTTCGTGATGGATGACGGAAAACTTATAACGCCGCCATTGTCCGGGACCATATTGCCAGGGATAACGCGCGAATCGATCATCGTTCTGGCACGGGAAGAAGGGCTTGAGGTTTCTGAAGAGCCATATTCTATTGAGCAATGGCGTGGCGACGCGACAAGCGGGAAATTGGTCGAAACCTTTGCTTGCGGAACAGCCGCGGTCGTCACATCCGTCGGTATGGTAAAGTCTCGGCATGGAGAATTTACCATCGGTAGCGGCGGACCCGGGCAGCTAACCGAAAAACTGAAATCGCGATTGGTGGATATCCAGCGGGGTCTGTCGGAAGACCGGCACGACTGGGTAAAAAGACTGTTTTAGCAAGAACCGCGAACTGGCCCTTGCTCCTTTGGATCAAACTGGATAATAGGCCCGTTCACCAGCGGTGGTGTTGACCATACCAACTGCTTAT is a window encoding:
- a CDS encoding branched-chain amino acid aminotransferase, which gives rise to MANAKALEFTIERNSAPVEANERAKLLENPGFGNLFTDHMVVIRWSENLGWHDANIKKRGPIQMNPASSVLHYAQEIFEGMKAYRLADGSTALFRPEENAKRFQASARRMAMPELPVEVFLQSVEKLVEIDRDWFPSVDGGSLYLRPFMFASEVFLGVRPAKEYLYMVIASPAGEYFKSGATAVTIWVSEDYSRAAPGGTGAAKCGGNYAASLVAQAEAIEQHCDQVVFLDAAERRWVEELGGMNLFFVMDDGKLITPPLSGTILPGITRESIIVLAREEGLEVSEEPYSIEQWRGDATSGKLVETFACGTAAVVTSVGMVKSRHGEFTIGSGGPGQLTEKLKSRLVDIQRGLSEDRHDWVKRLF